The Paraburkholderia acidisoli genome contains a region encoding:
- a CDS encoding helix-turn-helix transcriptional regulator, with protein MSPKALAAFLGLAVQTIYNRHSTGGDLPKSIKLGSRLRFSGSDVDAWLDAKRQFMTSATQDG; from the coding sequence ATGTCTCCCAAAGCGCTGGCGGCCTTTCTTGGGCTGGCCGTGCAAACAATCTACAACCGCCACTCGACTGGCGGCGACCTTCCGAAATCTATCAAGTTAGGCAGCCGACTGCGCTTCAGCGGGAGCGATGTCGATGCGTGGTTGGACGCGAAACGTCAGTTCATGACAAGCGCCACGCAGGACGGGTGA
- a CDS encoding SIR2 family anti-phage-associated protein yields the protein MTDEIELQAQLASLLRLENVGLLLGAGASVAVGGKTMWSLWSDFVDTSADEAQWLKEHGFIRSEALAAPDERVVPNVEQLNDSLEIALVEWKRQGSADVPQLERARAHLTRAVVRAAQLQPAWWQSLGGAESDSVQLQHHRTVLQKLVAARQPGQAAPWVFTTNYDLAVEWSAESIDLQVVNGFLGVHSRRFSPQSFDLGFRNTQARGEARFGVYNVYLAKLHGSLTWREDSGQVYEMQAALAGEKIQSFLGDLNETELGFMVLPRAAKYMQTVGYVLGELFRRFSEFLSRPQTSLLVCGYGFGDEHINRLLTSALLNPTLQLVVYSPEFSGDVLSPTLPPALRKLLALKNPRVTVIGGGAEAYLDKLAAQLPDPLLYDDEMRRLAKALREPLAPEAEAHDPAEGL from the coding sequence TTGACGGACGAAATCGAACTTCAAGCGCAGCTCGCGAGCCTTCTACGCCTGGAGAATGTGGGGTTGCTGCTGGGCGCCGGGGCATCAGTTGCTGTCGGCGGCAAAACGATGTGGAGTTTATGGTCCGACTTCGTCGATACGTCTGCCGACGAAGCGCAGTGGCTTAAAGAACACGGATTCATCCGTTCTGAGGCCCTCGCTGCCCCGGACGAAAGGGTCGTCCCCAACGTAGAGCAATTGAACGATTCGCTCGAAATTGCGCTCGTGGAATGGAAACGGCAAGGGAGTGCCGATGTGCCGCAACTTGAGCGGGCACGCGCCCATCTAACTCGCGCAGTTGTGCGTGCCGCCCAACTGCAGCCTGCGTGGTGGCAATCTCTCGGTGGCGCCGAATCAGACTCTGTTCAGCTACAACACCATCGTACTGTCCTACAGAAGCTCGTCGCCGCTCGCCAGCCCGGCCAGGCAGCACCATGGGTGTTCACGACCAATTACGACCTCGCGGTCGAATGGTCCGCAGAGAGCATCGACCTACAGGTGGTGAACGGATTTCTCGGCGTCCACAGCAGACGATTTTCACCTCAAAGCTTCGACCTTGGGTTCCGCAACACGCAAGCGCGGGGCGAGGCTCGATTCGGCGTCTACAACGTCTACCTCGCCAAATTGCACGGCTCGTTGACTTGGCGAGAGGACTCCGGGCAAGTCTATGAGATGCAGGCCGCCCTTGCCGGAGAGAAGATTCAATCCTTCTTGGGCGACCTGAATGAGACGGAACTCGGATTCATGGTGCTGCCGCGAGCCGCAAAGTACATGCAAACCGTCGGATATGTTCTCGGCGAGTTGTTCAGGCGGTTTTCCGAATTCCTTTCCCGGCCACAGACGAGCCTGCTCGTATGCGGCTATGGATTCGGCGATGAGCATATCAATCGACTGCTCACATCCGCGCTGCTCAACCCAACGCTACAGCTTGTCGTCTACTCTCCAGAGTTTTCGGGAGATGTGCTGAGCCCGACGCTGCCCCCCGCGCTACGTAAATTGCTGGCACTCAAGAATCCTCGGGTGACAGTTATTGGTGGCGGTGCTGAGGCGTATCTGGACAAGCTGGCCGCGCAGTTGCCCGACCCGCTCTTGTACGACGACGAGATGCGTCGCTTGGCGAAAGCACTTCGCGAACCGCTCGCCCCCGAAGCCGAAGCGCACGACCCCGCGGAGGGTCTATGA
- the herA gene encoding anti-phage-associated helicase HerA, which translates to MRSRQPVGYVVQIDGAEVTLNLLDMHRGQVAAHMQGVSTVTEVGSLLALDAGSRILVMKVLTLSFAEPKEAHRLGIGSSTHQSEPLRNLTGVVVGRLFRDGGATRFVSDSLPTPPLGAEAFPLTREELEASLGRPDAEDVPINLGEDLRGGGMLRVGLESFLSRHVAVLGSSGQGKSCFTASVLQQVVRLPGARVVVFDVNGEYEDAFQLAGLPADAVRVTTLGGDEANSLKIPYYALGRFGLHRLLIPSEKTQRPALSFALEHLNKVQWFPAAKGAGLATDVAATLFDDCRQAGANDADARMQRIRNGTAPAVTQWPHMAALAALVAESHGIQPGRGGAAERSSFHYSNVSPLVTRIHRFSEDPMFTDVVDVNGGPGHGARLSWPVESANLVERIFGGQEVDWRVHIINLRRVSHDLTPFVLGSLLELYAYELFRRGQHQAVPTLLVLEEAHHYMRPIGSGEEANENSLAYERLAKEGRKFGLALWLSTQRPSEISPTVLSQCNNWVTFRLTSEKDLAAVQSASEWADRREVRRIAGLARQTAIVFGGSIAMPTMLRAPNASPRPRSDDGAFRSWGAR; encoded by the coding sequence ATGAGAAGTCGTCAGCCGGTCGGCTATGTGGTCCAGATTGATGGGGCCGAGGTCACTCTCAACCTGTTAGATATGCACCGCGGCCAAGTCGCGGCCCACATGCAAGGCGTTTCGACCGTCACCGAAGTAGGAAGTCTCCTAGCGTTGGACGCCGGAAGTCGAATCCTGGTCATGAAAGTCCTCACGCTCAGCTTTGCAGAGCCCAAGGAAGCCCATCGCCTCGGAATCGGGTCCAGCACTCACCAGTCCGAGCCGTTGCGCAATCTCACCGGCGTGGTTGTCGGGCGACTTTTCCGAGACGGCGGCGCAACCCGATTCGTAAGCGACTCACTTCCAACCCCTCCGTTAGGTGCTGAAGCCTTCCCTCTGACGCGTGAGGAGCTGGAAGCATCACTCGGACGACCTGATGCCGAAGACGTGCCAATAAACCTTGGCGAGGACTTACGAGGTGGCGGTATGTTGCGGGTTGGACTTGAAAGTTTCCTTTCACGGCATGTTGCCGTCTTGGGCAGCTCCGGCCAAGGCAAGAGCTGCTTCACAGCATCGGTTCTTCAGCAGGTAGTGCGGCTGCCCGGCGCTCGCGTGGTTGTGTTCGACGTTAATGGTGAGTACGAGGATGCGTTTCAGCTCGCTGGCCTCCCCGCCGACGCTGTACGTGTAACGACGCTCGGTGGTGATGAAGCCAACTCGCTGAAAATCCCGTATTACGCACTTGGCAGGTTCGGGCTTCATCGACTACTCATTCCAAGCGAAAAAACCCAACGCCCCGCGCTTTCATTTGCACTTGAGCATCTCAACAAGGTCCAGTGGTTCCCCGCAGCCAAGGGTGCGGGCTTAGCAACTGACGTTGCGGCAACATTGTTTGATGACTGTCGGCAGGCTGGAGCTAACGATGCAGATGCACGCATGCAACGCATACGGAACGGCACCGCGCCGGCAGTTACCCAGTGGCCTCATATGGCGGCGTTGGCTGCACTCGTGGCGGAGAGCCACGGGATTCAGCCCGGACGGGGCGGTGCTGCGGAGCGGTCCAGTTTCCACTATTCCAACGTTTCTCCACTGGTCACGCGAATTCATCGTTTCTCAGAAGACCCTATGTTCACCGATGTTGTTGATGTCAACGGTGGCCCAGGTCACGGCGCTCGACTGTCGTGGCCAGTCGAGTCAGCCAATCTCGTAGAACGTATCTTCGGCGGCCAGGAAGTCGACTGGCGCGTGCATATCATCAACCTGCGCCGCGTTTCTCATGACCTCACCCCGTTCGTTCTCGGGTCGCTTCTCGAGCTGTACGCGTACGAGCTATTCCGGCGCGGCCAGCATCAAGCAGTACCGACGCTGTTAGTTCTGGAGGAGGCTCATCACTACATGCGCCCGATTGGTTCGGGCGAGGAGGCAAATGAGAATTCGCTAGCGTACGAACGCCTCGCAAAGGAAGGACGTAAGTTCGGATTGGCTTTGTGGTTAAGCACTCAACGACCGTCCGAAATCTCACCAACCGTGCTCTCTCAATGCAACAACTGGGTCACGTTCCGGCTAACGTCCGAGAAGGACTTGGCCGCGGTTCAGTCGGCGAGTGAATGGGCGGACCGGCGGGAGGTCAGACGCATAGCTGGCCTCGCGAGGCAGACAGCGATTGTGTTTGGCGGAAGCATCGCGATGCCGACGATGCTCCGAGCACCCAACGCATCCCCCAGGCCGCGCTCCGACGATGGCGCATTTCGGAGCTGGGGAGCGCGTTAG
- a CDS encoding MerR family transcriptional regulator: protein MTSSDTNAQASKAADDFVSIADAAKQLFVSRPYVLKLLERGELDLHHEVGNERFITQASVQRCRADRDAAAQAYQDLATDES, encoded by the coding sequence ATGACTTCTTCTGATACGAACGCGCAAGCGTCCAAAGCTGCCGATGATTTCGTTTCAATTGCCGATGCGGCAAAGCAGCTCTTCGTTTCCCGGCCGTATGTCCTGAAACTCCTCGAGCGAGGAGAACTAGACCTGCACCATGAAGTCGGGAACGAGCGGTTTATTACGCAAGCATCAGTTCAACGCTGTCGGGCGGACCGTGATGCCGCTGCGCAGGCCTACCAAGATTTGGCGACGGACGAGAGCTGA
- a CDS encoding HAD domain-containing protein → MSTNGLPPLFFNNFTPTLFVDFDGTLHRGTGMLGPGGCISLDNGNPMFEFASLLADILEPYPRVEIVLTSAWMYWLSLDQMVTYLPSGLARRVVGTTLEYKPRFGYLKDGTAKTYVIRSYVIGKKLVNWLAIDDSVYGALQLSSESLPLESHLILLNGEHGIGAPEVQQRIQKWLVQVHG, encoded by the coding sequence ATGAGTACGAATGGGCTACCGCCGTTATTCTTCAACAATTTCACGCCAACGTTGTTTGTAGATTTCGATGGCACTCTTCACCGAGGCACTGGGATGTTGGGGCCGGGTGGATGCATATCGCTCGACAACGGGAATCCGATGTTTGAATTTGCGTCGCTGCTTGCAGACATCCTTGAGCCGTATCCGCGAGTCGAAATTGTGCTGACCAGCGCATGGATGTATTGGCTCTCACTCGACCAGATGGTCACGTATCTGCCCAGCGGACTGGCGAGGCGAGTTGTCGGCACAACGCTGGAATACAAACCTCGGTTTGGCTATTTAAAGGATGGGACGGCGAAGACCTACGTCATCAGGTCGTACGTCATCGGTAAAAAGCTCGTGAACTGGCTTGCCATCGACGATTCCGTCTACGGTGCGTTGCAATTGAGCTCCGAATCGTTGCCGCTCGAGTCACACCTCATTCTGCTCAATGGCGAGCATGGAATTGGGGCGCCCGAAGTGCAGCAGCGAATACAAAAATGGCTTGTCCAGGTTCATGGTTGA
- a CDS encoding helix-turn-helix domain-containing protein has protein sequence MSTQTLTSMALGHHLARLRDQAGLKQAELAKKVTWSPAVLSRVESGERDVSSEELEEVLQAIGSEEALKLRERIQRQWQVLPQPSLDHPEQERLWEAELAAQQLRALSASDDVSGSFQRRLDEYQEELHHLASLVLKREHTVAFIGSIGIGKSTAICRMTGLEVREDDSLAQPVLEAGAGGITVCEVHLQTGPQYGITVEPCSDEEIRQHVADFADHISRASTAAASDDVDATEADGQGISREIERAIRNMSGLRLRREKIEGKTVRRDDAKEMAQRFESTREVVVEVLSRMELHRRDTRNIWYDPSTGKAPLAWLKDTFESINNGRLAEFTLPKRIEVVVPMKLLEGSDLTTRLIDTKGIDRTAARADLEVHLHDPHTLAVLCSSFNNAPGAEARLLLSRAREAGIRNLALKAAVVALPRPEEALAVKDDGGERVESVEEGYELKGDQVATALEPLGLGDLPIGFFNAREDAPSSLQDFVVKQLERVRAEFAQRLDQATENVHEVMRNREREQTQAVIRDAAAQLKNWLAQNAACPPIRQQLQTSLMTELAKAHASTIHAAVRRGGDWPNLNYSHELGHGARVLAASSLGRSLEAFKAVAENIRTNPDYAIAVSLVSQAEKVMLSAFDGVLAKMRLLGETLFEEEMRRDATFWRNCEGEWGKGGGYRDRVVTRSRQWFDDERKDELNKAIQNLLSSEWADSVSRVSALLEE, from the coding sequence ATGAGCACACAAACTTTGACGTCAATGGCCCTCGGCCATCACTTGGCTCGCCTGCGAGACCAGGCGGGATTGAAGCAGGCTGAGCTCGCCAAGAAAGTGACATGGAGTCCCGCAGTCCTCTCGAGAGTTGAAAGTGGGGAGCGCGACGTGAGCTCAGAAGAACTCGAGGAGGTTTTGCAAGCAATTGGTTCTGAAGAGGCGCTGAAGCTCCGAGAGCGCATTCAGCGACAGTGGCAGGTGCTGCCCCAGCCATCCCTCGACCATCCCGAGCAGGAGCGCCTGTGGGAAGCGGAACTCGCGGCCCAGCAGCTTCGGGCCTTGTCGGCATCCGACGATGTGTCCGGTTCATTCCAGCGGCGTCTCGATGAATACCAAGAAGAACTGCACCATTTGGCGAGCCTTGTGCTTAAGCGCGAGCATACAGTTGCCTTCATCGGCAGCATCGGTATCGGCAAATCAACGGCAATTTGCCGTATGACGGGGCTTGAGGTACGGGAGGATGATTCTTTGGCACAACCCGTCTTAGAGGCCGGCGCTGGCGGTATTACCGTATGCGAGGTGCATCTTCAGACAGGTCCCCAGTACGGCATCACTGTAGAACCATGCTCGGATGAAGAAATCCGTCAGCATGTTGCCGACTTTGCCGACCATATCAGCCGTGCGAGCACCGCTGCCGCAAGTGATGATGTCGACGCTACTGAAGCAGATGGGCAGGGAATTTCACGGGAAATTGAGCGGGCTATTCGGAACATGTCGGGACTGAGGCTCCGCCGAGAAAAAATCGAAGGGAAGACTGTCCGCCGTGACGATGCGAAAGAGATGGCTCAGCGGTTTGAGTCGACGCGAGAGGTTGTGGTGGAGGTACTTTCTCGCATGGAGCTTCATCGTCGTGACACGCGAAACATCTGGTACGACCCGTCTACCGGAAAGGCGCCGCTCGCTTGGTTGAAGGACACTTTCGAGTCGATTAACAATGGCCGGTTGGCTGAATTCACGCTTCCGAAGCGAATTGAAGTAGTCGTACCGATGAAGCTTCTTGAGGGAAGCGACCTCACTACGCGGTTGATTGATACAAAGGGCATCGATAGGACGGCCGCCCGTGCTGACCTCGAGGTGCACCTCCACGACCCCCACACACTGGCAGTTCTTTGCTCCAGTTTTAATAATGCGCCAGGCGCCGAAGCGCGCTTACTTTTGTCGCGCGCCCGCGAAGCAGGGATTCGGAACTTGGCACTGAAGGCGGCAGTCGTCGCCCTGCCGCGTCCTGAAGAGGCTCTGGCAGTAAAAGACGATGGGGGGGAGAGAGTAGAGTCGGTGGAGGAGGGGTACGAGTTGAAGGGCGACCAGGTGGCGACCGCGCTTGAGCCGCTGGGACTGGGCGATTTGCCGATAGGGTTCTTCAACGCACGGGAAGATGCACCATCGTCTCTTCAAGACTTTGTCGTCAAACAACTTGAGCGCGTAAGGGCGGAGTTTGCTCAGCGACTCGACCAAGCGACGGAGAACGTTCATGAAGTGATGCGGAACCGAGAGCGTGAACAAACGCAAGCCGTCATCCGAGATGCAGCCGCACAACTGAAAAACTGGCTGGCGCAAAATGCTGCTTGCCCACCCATAAGGCAACAACTCCAAACTAGCTTGATGACTGAGTTGGCCAAGGCTCACGCGAGTACGATTCACGCAGCAGTTCGGCGCGGCGGCGATTGGCCGAATTTGAACTACAGCCATGAACTCGGGCACGGTGCTCGTGTACTTGCGGCGAGTTCGCTTGGCCGCAGCTTGGAGGCGTTCAAAGCCGTTGCCGAGAACATCCGCACGAATCCTGACTACGCGATTGCGGTGTCTCTAGTTTCGCAGGCCGAGAAAGTTATGCTCTCCGCCTTCGATGGCGTGCTTGCCAAGATGCGCTTGCTCGGGGAGACGCTATTCGAGGAGGAGATGCGAAGGGATGCAACTTTCTGGCGAAATTGCGAAGGCGAATGGGGTAAGGGAGGCGGGTACCGAGACCGTGTTGTAACCCGCAGTCGGCAATGGTTCGATGACGAGCGGAAGGACGAACTCAACAAGGCAATTCAGAACTTGTTGTCTTCCGAGTGGGCCGACAGTGTTTCTCGGGTCTCTGCTCTGTTGGAAGAGTAA
- a CDS encoding recombinase family protein, whose protein sequence is MAVIGYARVSTAEQTLDLQRDALHASGAVNIYEDKASGKSTDRQELAQCLKALREGDTLVVWRLDRLGRNLQDLIRIVNELEGRDIKFKSVKECIDTGGPAGKLVFHLFGALAEFERELVRERTVAGLAAARARGRKGGRPQILTEKETRAALAMMKNRDISVAEIAQRFGVSRSTLYSLQTSHRQSVVSKLKGETLGMSH, encoded by the coding sequence ATGGCAGTAATTGGATACGCGCGCGTCAGCACGGCCGAACAGACGCTCGACCTCCAACGGGACGCTCTGCACGCATCAGGCGCCGTCAACATTTATGAGGACAAGGCAAGCGGTAAGTCGACCGACCGGCAAGAATTAGCGCAGTGCCTGAAAGCACTACGGGAAGGCGACACACTCGTCGTATGGCGATTAGACCGGCTCGGACGCAACTTGCAAGACCTGATTCGAATCGTCAATGAGCTCGAAGGACGAGACATTAAGTTCAAATCGGTCAAGGAATGCATCGACACCGGCGGCCCCGCAGGCAAGCTTGTATTTCATTTGTTCGGCGCGCTCGCTGAGTTCGAGCGTGAACTGGTCAGAGAGCGTACCGTCGCTGGTCTAGCCGCCGCGCGGGCGCGCGGACGGAAGGGCGGCCGGCCGCAAATATTGACCGAGAAAGAAACTCGAGCCGCGCTCGCGATGATGAAAAACCGAGACATTTCCGTTGCTGAAATCGCGCAGCGTTTCGGTGTATCCCGTTCCACCTTATATAGCCTACAGACGTCGCATCGCCAGTCTGTTGTTAGCAAGCTGAAGGGCGAAACGTTGGGGATGTCTCATTAG
- a CDS encoding HlyC/CorC family transporter, with product MDHLPLWAQIGAVFVLLICSSFFSISETAMMALNRHRLKHLANQGALGAKTTQGLLGRTDLLLSVILIGNNLFNTIIPVLTTSIALRTFGHDNLVLSVATGIVAFLIIVFAEITPKIVGATFPEKIALPASLLIAPLMRVTKPIIWFVNGFANAILRVLHINTSKANDQRISTEELRSIVLESGSFMPTKHRSILLNLFDLENITVDDVMIPRRRIEALDYDAPLEDILHQLETCYHNKLIVYQGDIDRVLGVLHVRKTLAGLHNQDFERETLRELLTEPYFVPTGTPVFQQLQYFQESRHRIALVVNEYGEMEGLVTPEDIIEELIGEFTTSMPRSGTGRGGWNEQGECIVPGSMPLRELNRWLHIKLPTDGPKTLNGLILETLEEIPEGDVCLQINDVKLEVLRSDDQAVRTVKLFRPGAKAREGTLQKAKKLLPGH from the coding sequence GTGGACCACCTTCCCTTATGGGCGCAGATTGGCGCCGTCTTCGTCCTGCTCATCTGCTCCAGCTTCTTCTCGATCTCCGAAACGGCGATGATGGCGCTTAACCGCCATCGGCTCAAACACCTCGCCAACCAGGGCGCGCTCGGCGCGAAAACCACCCAGGGCCTGCTCGGTCGCACCGACCTGCTGCTCTCCGTGATCCTGATCGGCAACAATCTGTTCAACACGATCATCCCGGTGCTCACCACCTCGATCGCGCTGCGCACCTTCGGCCACGACAATCTCGTGCTCTCGGTGGCGACCGGCATCGTGGCGTTTCTCATCATCGTGTTCGCGGAAATCACGCCGAAGATCGTCGGCGCGACCTTTCCCGAAAAGATCGCCCTGCCCGCCAGCCTGCTGATCGCGCCGCTCATGCGCGTGACGAAGCCCATCATCTGGTTCGTGAACGGCTTCGCCAATGCCATCCTGCGCGTGCTGCACATCAACACGAGCAAGGCGAACGATCAACGCATCTCCACCGAAGAACTGCGCAGTATCGTGCTCGAGTCGGGCAGTTTCATGCCGACCAAACACCGCAGCATTCTGCTCAACCTGTTCGATCTCGAAAACATCACCGTCGACGATGTGATGATTCCGCGCCGGCGCATCGAGGCGCTCGATTACGACGCGCCGCTCGAAGACATCCTGCATCAGCTCGAAACCTGCTATCACAACAAGCTGATCGTCTACCAGGGCGACATCGACCGCGTGCTCGGCGTGCTGCACGTGCGCAAGACGCTGGCCGGGCTGCATAACCAGGACTTCGAGCGCGAGACGCTGCGCGAACTGCTCACCGAACCGTATTTCGTACCCACGGGCACGCCGGTGTTCCAGCAGCTTCAGTACTTCCAGGAAAGCCGTCATCGCATCGCGCTGGTCGTCAACGAATACGGCGAAATGGAAGGCCTCGTCACGCCCGAGGACATCATCGAGGAACTGATCGGCGAATTCACCACGTCGATGCCGCGCAGCGGTACGGGGCGCGGCGGCTGGAACGAACAGGGCGAGTGCATCGTGCCGGGCAGCATGCCGCTGCGCGAACTCAATCGCTGGCTGCACATCAAGCTGCCCACCGACGGCCCGAAAACGCTCAACGGCCTGATCCTCGAAACGCTCGAAGAGATTCCCGAAGGCGACGTGTGCCTGCAGATCAACGACGTCAAACTCGAAGTGCTGCGCAGCGACGATCAGGCCGTGCGCACCGTCAAGCTCTTCCGGCCCGGCGCGAAGGCGCGCGAGGGCACGCTGCAAAAAGCCAAAAAGCTGCTGCCCGGACACTGA
- a CDS encoding GspE/PulE family protein: protein MFSTPDQTAHATRAAPFAGNAESGALASSPASLDDAPAVRLLTHTLGEAARRNASDLHVEPMEHGWRVRLRIDGVLHEMARPPAHLRDAFVTRIKVLARMDIAERRIPQDGRLRLASGAPSQAAEDYRVNSLPTLHGEKLVLRRLEALPANLTLDALGLNPAQRQAVAAAIGAPHGLVLVTGPTGSGKTLSLYCFLQMLNGTARNLCSVEDPAEIQLAGINQVNVREKAGLTFAVALRALLRQDPDVIMIGEIRDEETASVAVKAAQTGHLVLSTVHTNDASAACARLIDIGVEPYNLAGALRLVTAQRLVRRLCMQCRAPGDDSPAALRAAGCIDADAAPLYVARGCEACHGIGYRGRIGIHEVMPISTAMRDLIVAGRGAHEIAREARASGVASLRAAALARVRDGTTSLAEALAATEAA from the coding sequence ATGTTTTCCACTCCTGATCAAACCGCACACGCCACCCGGGCGGCCCCTTTCGCCGGCAACGCCGAAAGCGGCGCGCTCGCGTCATCCCCGGCGTCGCTCGACGACGCGCCCGCGGTTCGGCTGCTCACTCACACGCTGGGCGAAGCCGCGCGCCGCAACGCGTCCGACCTGCATGTCGAGCCCATGGAGCACGGCTGGCGCGTGCGTCTGCGTATCGACGGCGTGCTGCACGAAATGGCGCGGCCGCCCGCGCATTTGCGCGACGCGTTCGTCACGCGCATCAAGGTGCTCGCGCGCATGGACATCGCCGAGCGGCGCATTCCGCAAGACGGGCGCCTGCGCCTCGCGTCCGGCGCGCCGTCGCAAGCCGCCGAGGACTATCGCGTGAATTCGCTGCCCACGCTGCACGGCGAAAAGCTCGTGCTGCGCCGGCTCGAAGCGCTTCCCGCCAACCTCACGCTCGACGCGCTCGGCCTGAACCCCGCGCAGCGCCAGGCGGTGGCCGCCGCGATCGGCGCGCCGCACGGGCTCGTGCTCGTGACCGGCCCCACCGGCAGCGGTAAAACGCTCTCGCTGTACTGCTTCCTGCAAATGCTCAACGGCACCGCCCGCAATCTTTGCTCGGTCGAAGACCCCGCCGAGATCCAGCTCGCGGGCATCAATCAGGTCAACGTGCGCGAGAAGGCCGGCCTCACCTTCGCGGTCGCGCTACGCGCGCTGCTCCGCCAGGACCCGGACGTCATCATGATCGGCGAGATCCGCGACGAGGAAACCGCCAGCGTCGCCGTGAAAGCCGCGCAAACCGGCCACCTCGTGCTCTCGACCGTGCACACCAACGACGCGAGCGCCGCGTGCGCGCGTCTCATCGACATCGGTGTCGAACCGTACAACCTCGCGGGCGCGCTGCGGCTCGTCACGGCGCAGCGTCTCGTGCGGCGCCTGTGCATGCAGTGCCGCGCGCCGGGCGACGACTCGCCGGCGGCCTTGCGCGCCGCCGGTTGCATCGACGCAGATGCCGCGCCGCTGTATGTCGCGCGCGGTTGCGAGGCGTGTCATGGCATCGGCTATCGCGGGCGCATTGGCATTCACGAAGTCATGCCGATTTCAACCGCCATGCGCGATCTGATCGTCGCGGGGCGCGGTGCCCACGAGATCGCGCGCGAAGCCCGCGCAAGCGGCGTGGCCAGCTTGCGCGCGGCCGCGCTCGCCCGGGTGCGAGACGGCACGACGAGTCTCGCGGAAGCGCTCGCCGCCACGGAGGCCGCATGA
- a CDS encoding type II secretion system F family protein, with translation MNAAVANTNRAHADWRFAWRGLDATGALKRGTVIALDAAAVRVALKRERITVLAIERRASAPAPKASHADVTRFTRQLASLLRAGLPLANALDLLAQSPGPHGMPRIAAALARDIATGLPFAAALARHPARFATLYCQLVAVGEASGALATVLARLADDRERAAAQRAKVRAALTYPVAVLLLALAITTALLVWVVPTFKQIFDGFGAALPAPTQFVLMLSAGAARWSVPTALVVVAAVVALNQGLRRSEAARLAFGRTLLKLPLCGPLLVTLCAARWSRALGTLLAAGTPLADAFDSLAHASGNAFFDRASAGISARLRHGERLAAAMRAAGCFPADVIQPVAVAEESGALDAMLLDVAALADRQVDEKIALVSSLCEPLVIVVLGALVGGLVVAMYLPIIQLGNVV, from the coding sequence ATGAACGCCGCCGTGGCCAATACGAATCGCGCGCATGCCGACTGGCGCTTCGCGTGGCGCGGACTCGATGCCACGGGCGCGCTCAAACGCGGCACGGTGATCGCGCTCGACGCGGCCGCCGTGCGCGTCGCGCTCAAGCGCGAACGCATTACCGTGCTCGCGATCGAGCGGCGCGCGAGCGCGCCCGCGCCCAAGGCCAGTCACGCCGACGTCACGCGCTTCACGCGCCAACTCGCGAGTCTGCTGCGCGCGGGCCTGCCGCTCGCGAACGCGCTCGATCTGCTCGCACAGTCGCCGGGGCCGCACGGCATGCCGCGCATCGCCGCCGCGCTGGCGCGCGACATCGCCACGGGCCTGCCGTTCGCCGCCGCGCTCGCGCGCCACCCCGCGCGCTTCGCCACGCTGTACTGCCAGCTCGTCGCGGTGGGCGAAGCCTCGGGCGCGCTCGCCACCGTGCTCGCGCGTCTCGCCGACGACCGCGAACGCGCCGCCGCGCAGCGCGCGAAAGTGCGCGCCGCACTCACGTATCCGGTAGCGGTGCTGCTGCTCGCGCTCGCCATCACCACGGCGTTGCTCGTCTGGGTGGTGCCGACCTTCAAGCAGATCTTCGACGGCTTCGGCGCCGCGTTGCCCGCGCCCACACAATTCGTGCTGATGCTCTCGGCGGGTGCGGCGCGCTGGAGCGTGCCAACGGCGCTCGTCGTCGTGGCGGCCGTGGTCGCCTTGAATCAGGGTTTGCGCCGCTCGGAAGCGGCGCGTCTCGCGTTCGGCCGCACGCTGCTCAAGCTGCCGCTCTGCGGGCCGTTGCTCGTCACGTTGTGCGCGGCGCGCTGGAGCCGCGCGCTCGGCACGCTGCTCGCCGCCGGCACACCGCTCGCCGACGCCTTCGACTCGCTCGCACACGCCAGCGGCAATGCGTTCTTCGATCGCGCGAGCGCAGGCATCAGCGCGCGTCTGCGGCACGGCGAGCGCCTCGCCGCCGCGATGCGCGCCGCGGGCTGCTTTCCCGCCGACGTGATTCAGCCCGTGGCCGTGGCCGAGGAATCGGGCGCGCTCGACGCCATGCTGCTCGACGTGGCCGCGCTCGCCGATCGTCAGGTGGACGAAAAGATCGCGCTCGTCTCCAGCCTCTGCGAGCCGCTCGTAATCGTGGTGCTGGGCGCGCTGGTCGGTGGCCTCGTGGTGGCGATGTATCTTCCCATCATTCAACTGGGCAACGTGGTGTAG